The Candidatus Koribacter versatilis Ellin345 genome has a segment encoding these proteins:
- a CDS encoding sugar MFS transporter, producing the protein MAISAPQSSSANNSQDAPVKTNYSAMAMVTTLFFMWGFLTCLNDILIPHLKGLFDLTYMQVMLVQFAFFTSYFVFSTPSGKLIEAVGYKRAMVAGLCTMGIGTILFVPAAMVPSYPLFLTALVILAGGMTILQTSANPYVAVLGPPNTASSRLNLTQAFNSLGTTVAPYFGKILILGAVAAPVAVEVFRKMGDAERHAYQVDQASAIKNPYIGLAISLFVLAVIMGLFKLPVIRSVEGHAEAGDSIWQHKQLVLGAMGIFVYVGAEVSIGSFLVNYMHEPNIGNLTLEKAAGYLTYYWLGAMVGRFIGAALMGWLKLNPGKYLGVNALFAALLVIASMLSVGHTAMWAMLAVGFFNSIMFPTIFTLGIDGLGHLTGKGSGLLIAAIIGGAIIPLVQGYFADRMGIHHAFFLPVLCYAFIAYYGFVGSKHGHEAVAG; encoded by the coding sequence ATGGCAATTTCAGCGCCGCAAAGTTCCAGCGCCAATAACAGCCAGGACGCTCCCGTAAAAACCAATTACAGCGCCATGGCCATGGTGACCACGCTGTTCTTCATGTGGGGATTTCTCACCTGTCTGAACGACATTCTCATCCCCCACCTGAAGGGACTGTTCGACCTGACTTACATGCAGGTGATGCTGGTGCAGTTTGCCTTCTTTACCTCGTATTTCGTGTTCTCGACGCCCTCAGGCAAGCTGATTGAAGCGGTCGGATACAAGCGTGCGATGGTTGCCGGACTCTGCACCATGGGAATTGGCACGATTCTGTTCGTGCCCGCGGCGATGGTGCCTTCGTATCCACTGTTCCTTACGGCCCTCGTGATTCTTGCCGGTGGCATGACGATCCTGCAGACGTCGGCGAACCCGTACGTCGCGGTGCTCGGACCGCCGAACACGGCGTCGAGCCGCTTGAATCTGACCCAGGCGTTCAATTCGCTGGGAACGACGGTGGCGCCCTACTTCGGCAAAATCTTGATTCTCGGAGCGGTGGCCGCTCCCGTTGCCGTGGAAGTTTTCCGCAAGATGGGTGACGCCGAGCGGCACGCATATCAGGTCGACCAGGCGAGCGCCATCAAGAACCCGTATATCGGGCTGGCGATTTCGTTGTTTGTATTGGCTGTGATCATGGGCTTGTTCAAGCTGCCGGTGATCCGATCGGTCGAGGGGCATGCCGAGGCGGGAGATTCGATCTGGCAACATAAGCAGCTGGTGCTCGGTGCAATGGGGATTTTCGTTTACGTTGGCGCGGAGGTTTCGATCGGCAGCTTCCTCGTGAACTACATGCACGAACCGAACATCGGGAACCTTACGCTCGAAAAGGCCGCTGGATATCTTACCTACTACTGGCTCGGCGCGATGGTAGGACGCTTCATAGGTGCTGCACTCATGGGGTGGTTGAAACTTAACCCAGGCAAGTATCTCGGTGTCAACGCACTCTTTGCAGCCCTGCTAGTGATCGCATCGATGCTCAGTGTCGGACACACGGCCATGTGGGCCATGCTCGCGGTCGGCTTCTTCAATTCGATCATGTTCCCCACCATCTTCACTTTGGGAATTGATGGTCTGGGTCACCTCACCGGAAAAGGCAGCGGCCTCCTCATCGCGGCGATCATCGGCGGAGCGATTATTCCACTGGTTCAGGGCTATTTCGCCGATCGCATGGGCATTCACCATGCATTCTTCTTGCCGGTGCTCTGTTACGCCTTCATCGCGTACTACGGTTTTGTCGGCTCAAAGCATGGTCATGAGGCCGTGGCGGGTTAA
- a CDS encoding tryptophanase — MPIRTIIEPFRIKSVEPIRWTTRKEREELLKKASYNVFLLDAEDVLIDLLTDSGTGAMSTAQWAAVMQGDESYAGSPSFYRFRDSVQEIMGYKHVIPTHQGRAAERILFSVMCKKGDVVPNNTHFDTTRANVEFTGAEAVDLLREEGRHPEVIHPFKGNMDVEALEALIQRVGRARIPLVMLTVTNNSGGGQPVSMENARQVSAVCKKYGIPLYFDACRFAENSYFIKLREPGYAEKTPKEIAQEMFALGDGCTMSAKKDGMANIGGFLCTNDDIIAQQEKNLLILTEGYPTYGGLAGRDLEAIAVGIQEALHEDYLRYRITSTGYLGRKLTEAGVPIVQPPGGHAIYLDARTFLPHIPLNQFPGVALTCELYLEGGIRAVEIGGLMFGKAAKMDLVRLAIPRRVYTQSHIDYVIEVLLEVWKRREDVDGMELLYEAPFLRHFTARLCPTAEVAAAAR, encoded by the coding sequence ATGCCCATCCGCACCATCATTGAACCTTTCCGTATCAAGAGCGTCGAACCCATCCGCTGGACCACGCGTAAAGAGCGCGAAGAGCTGTTAAAAAAGGCGTCGTATAACGTCTTTCTCCTCGACGCCGAAGATGTCCTGATCGATCTCCTTACCGACTCGGGCACGGGCGCCATGTCCACCGCGCAGTGGGCCGCCGTGATGCAGGGCGACGAGAGCTACGCCGGAAGCCCCAGTTTCTACCGCTTCCGCGATTCAGTGCAGGAGATTATGGGCTACAAGCACGTCATCCCCACGCACCAGGGTCGCGCCGCAGAGCGCATCTTGTTCAGCGTAATGTGCAAGAAGGGCGATGTCGTCCCTAACAACACCCACTTCGATACCACGCGCGCCAACGTCGAATTCACCGGCGCCGAAGCCGTAGACCTCCTTCGCGAAGAAGGCCGCCATCCCGAAGTCATTCACCCCTTCAAGGGCAACATGGATGTCGAGGCGCTCGAAGCACTCATCCAGAGAGTCGGCCGCGCGCGCATTCCGCTGGTGATGCTGACCGTCACCAACAACTCCGGCGGCGGCCAGCCCGTCTCCATGGAAAACGCTCGCCAGGTCAGCGCCGTCTGCAAAAAATATGGAATTCCACTCTACTTTGACGCGTGCCGCTTCGCCGAGAACTCCTACTTCATTAAGCTGCGCGAGCCGGGCTACGCCGAAAAAACGCCGAAAGAAATTGCCCAGGAAATGTTTGCGCTCGGCGACGGCTGCACCATGTCAGCCAAAAAAGACGGCATGGCGAATATCGGCGGCTTCCTTTGTACCAACGACGACATCATCGCCCAGCAGGAGAAGAACCTGCTCATTCTCACCGAAGGGTATCCAACTTATGGTGGTTTAGCGGGCCGCGACCTTGAGGCGATTGCTGTAGGAATTCAGGAAGCACTGCACGAAGATTATTTGCGCTACCGCATCACTTCGACCGGCTACCTCGGGCGCAAACTCACGGAAGCTGGCGTTCCGATCGTGCAGCCGCCGGGCGGCCATGCGATCTATCTCGACGCGCGCACGTTTTTGCCGCACATCCCGCTCAACCAATTTCCTGGCGTCGCACTCACCTGTGAGCTCTATCTTGAAGGAGGCATCCGCGCCGTCGAGATCGGTGGCCTGATGTTCGGCAAGGCAGCCAAGATGGACCTCGTGCGTCTCGCTATTCCGCGGCGCGTGTACACGCAGAGCCACATTGATTATGTGATCGAAGTTCTGCTGGAAGTGTGGAAACGCCGCGAAGATGTGGATGGCATGGAGCTTCTCTACGAAGCGCCGTTCTTGCGGCATTTTACGGCACGACTCTGCCCCACCGCGGAAGTCGCTGCCGCAGCGCGGTAA
- a CDS encoding BON domain-containing protein — protein MKRAFGLLLAALLSTAAFAQIKIDPVVPDVKAVASPSGDKNETRIAKEVRHELLMLPYYSIFDDLGFEVRGANVELNGAVNDGTLIKQAENAVKDIEGVGTVTNNIKLLTPFPDDVRIRREAYRKIFSTGGLSQYAWEAAPSIHIIVDRGRIRLIGYVNNQGDKDLANIAANGIPGVFGVTNELQVVNGKQSK, from the coding sequence ATGAAAAGAGCGTTTGGACTCCTATTGGCTGCGCTGCTCAGCACCGCGGCATTCGCACAAATCAAGATTGATCCCGTCGTCCCCGACGTAAAGGCCGTTGCCAGTCCTTCCGGCGATAAGAACGAAACCCGCATCGCCAAGGAAGTGCGACATGAGCTGCTGATGCTTCCCTACTACAGCATCTTCGACGACCTCGGCTTCGAAGTGCGCGGGGCGAACGTCGAACTCAACGGCGCAGTGAATGACGGCACCCTTATCAAACAAGCTGAGAATGCAGTGAAAGACATAGAAGGCGTTGGCACTGTTACCAACAACATCAAGTTGCTCACACCGTTTCCCGATGACGTGCGTATCCGTCGCGAAGCTTACCGCAAGATCTTCAGTACGGGCGGGCTCTCGCAATATGCGTGGGAAGCGGCGCCCAGCATCCACATCATCGTGGACCGAGGACGCATTCGCCTGATCGGTTACGTGAATAATCAGGGAGACAAGGACTTGGCCAACATCGCCGCGAATGGCATCCCGGGCGTATTCGGAGTGACGAACGAATTGCAGGTCGTTAACGGCAAGCAGAGCAAATAG
- a CDS encoding L-lactate MFS transporter — protein sequence MPDKSLPNRWLIAVAAVIMQICLGAVYGWSVFVKPLVGGEHWTLTEVSLNFTIALAFLGVGTVIGGLWLDRVGPRMVATVAGVLYGIGYIVASIGVKNHSLTVLYIGYGVLSGVGMGMGYICPVATIAKWFPDLRGLMTGVAVAGYGAGALIMSPIAAKLIVSRGIPYTFLGMGIVYGVLVILTAQAYENPPEGWRPVGWQPTSAVSKSATTETFTVAEAMRTWQFWLLFAMLFLNTSAGIMIISQASPMAQQIVGLTAISAAGIVGLISIFNAAGRVFWAWMSDLIGRGTVYFLLFAIQAVIFFALPHLTTRALFATAVAIVGLCYGGGFGTMPSFTADFFGAKFMGGIYGWILLAWGAAAIPSPLMIAHIRQTTGQYRQAIYVIGIVMVVSLVLPILARKRPRKGAVVPINQSRAA from the coding sequence ATGCCCGATAAGTCCCTGCCTAATCGCTGGTTGATTGCCGTTGCCGCTGTGATCATGCAGATTTGCCTGGGCGCTGTGTACGGCTGGAGCGTTTTCGTGAAGCCTTTGGTCGGCGGTGAGCACTGGACGCTGACCGAGGTTTCTCTGAACTTCACCATCGCGCTGGCGTTCCTCGGCGTGGGCACGGTGATCGGTGGCTTGTGGCTGGATCGCGTCGGTCCGCGCATGGTTGCGACGGTCGCCGGCGTGCTCTACGGCATTGGATACATCGTGGCGAGCATCGGCGTAAAGAACCACTCGCTTACGGTGCTCTACATCGGTTACGGCGTGTTAAGCGGCGTCGGCATGGGCATGGGCTACATCTGCCCGGTGGCGACGATCGCCAAGTGGTTCCCCGATCTCCGCGGCTTGATGACCGGCGTCGCGGTTGCGGGGTACGGTGCCGGCGCGCTCATCATGAGCCCGATCGCGGCGAAGTTGATCGTGTCACGGGGGATTCCTTACACATTCCTCGGCATGGGTATTGTGTACGGGGTGCTGGTGATCCTTACCGCGCAGGCATACGAAAATCCGCCGGAGGGCTGGCGTCCGGTCGGCTGGCAGCCAACTTCTGCGGTGTCGAAATCGGCGACGACCGAGACCTTCACCGTCGCCGAAGCAATGCGCACGTGGCAATTTTGGCTGCTGTTTGCCATGCTCTTCCTCAACACCTCTGCGGGAATCATGATCATCAGCCAAGCCTCGCCTATGGCACAGCAGATCGTGGGGCTCACAGCGATTTCCGCGGCCGGAATCGTCGGCTTAATCTCGATCTTTAACGCCGCAGGCCGCGTGTTCTGGGCATGGATGTCGGACCTCATCGGACGTGGCACGGTGTACTTCCTGCTCTTCGCGATCCAGGCGGTGATTTTCTTCGCGCTGCCGCACCTTACCACGCGGGCACTTTTCGCTACCGCCGTGGCGATCGTGGGTCTCTGCTATGGAGGCGGCTTCGGTACCATGCCGTCGTTCACCGCCGACTTCTTCGGCGCGAAATTTATGGGTGGGATCTACGGATGGATCCTGCTGGCGTGGGGCGCAGCAGCCATCCCGTCGCCGCTGATGATTGCGCACATCCGCCAGACCACGGGGCAGTATCGCCAGGCGATTTATGTGATCGGGATCGTGATGGTCGTGTCGCTGGTGCTGCCGATCTTGGCGCGGAAGCGACCACGCAAGGGAGCGGTGGTGCCCATCAACCAGTCGCGCGCGGCGTAA
- a CDS encoding PP2C family protein-serine/threonine phosphatase has protein sequence MASTSSSAETRAALAASARILIGEDQQDVQDALHILLKGAGYAAESASTPDAILSKLESGKYDLLLMDLNYRRDTTSGSEGLEILGILRNMPAPPPVIVMTAWGSIELAVQAMHMGARDFIQKPWDNNHLLHLAEKHISAHRDETLRKFKQDHELAEAQAVQKRLMPATLPKISGIDIAGQCQPAGAVAGDYFDVLQLGDNLGICIADVIGKGLPAALMMSNLQAAVKVTAADWVKPSELCKRVNALACRNGAVDKFISFFYAVYEPATRNLMYTNAGHNPPMVIRSNGECLRLDTPDVVLGQISDWQYQDAHFQLEPGDKLVLYTDGMNEAGEQDGNEFGEERLSAFFQQRPAARASELLPEVFAAITEHCHNNFADDATCLILSVD, from the coding sequence ATGGCTTCAACTTCCAGTTCCGCCGAAACCCGCGCTGCGCTTGCCGCTTCCGCCCGCATCCTCATTGGTGAGGACCAGCAGGACGTGCAGGACGCCCTTCATATTCTGTTGAAAGGCGCGGGCTATGCGGCTGAGTCGGCGTCTACTCCCGACGCGATCCTGAGCAAGCTGGAGTCCGGTAAGTACGATCTCCTTTTGATGGATTTGAACTATCGCCGGGACACTACGTCCGGTAGCGAAGGTCTTGAGATTCTCGGCATCCTGCGCAATATGCCCGCACCGCCACCCGTGATCGTGATGACAGCGTGGGGCAGCATCGAACTCGCCGTGCAGGCCATGCACATGGGCGCGCGTGACTTCATCCAGAAGCCCTGGGACAACAATCATCTTCTACATCTCGCGGAGAAGCACATCAGTGCGCACCGCGACGAAACCCTCCGCAAATTCAAACAGGATCACGAACTCGCCGAAGCGCAGGCCGTCCAGAAGCGGCTCATGCCCGCGACTCTGCCAAAGATCTCCGGGATTGATATTGCCGGACAGTGCCAGCCCGCAGGCGCCGTCGCCGGAGACTACTTCGACGTGCTCCAGCTCGGCGACAACCTCGGCATCTGTATTGCCGACGTCATCGGCAAAGGCCTGCCCGCAGCTCTCATGATGAGCAATCTCCAGGCCGCGGTAAAGGTTACCGCCGCCGACTGGGTGAAGCCCTCGGAGCTTTGCAAGCGCGTGAACGCACTCGCCTGCCGCAACGGCGCTGTGGACAAGTTCATCTCGTTCTTCTACGCAGTGTACGAGCCTGCGACGCGCAATCTCATGTACACGAATGCTGGCCACAATCCGCCGATGGTCATCCGCAGCAACGGTGAATGCCTGCGCCTCGACACGCCCGACGTCGTTCTCGGCCAGATTTCGGATTGGCAATACCAGGACGCGCACTTCCAGCTCGAGCCCGGCGACAAGCTCGTGCTCTACACCGACGGCATGAACGAAGCCGGCGAACAAGATGGCAACGAGTTCGGCGAGGAACGTTTGAGCGCGTTCTTCCAGCAGCGACCGGCCGCGCGCGCGTCCGAACTATTGCCTGAGGTGTTCGCGGCAATTACCGAACACTGCCACAACAACTTCGCCGACGACGCCACATGTTTGATTTTGTCCGTGGATTAA
- a CDS encoding TlpA family protein disulfide reductase: MTRKIILVVIVFAVAGVIFWQNRGSKSAAPGQPAASKTTGPQFTVTDLNGKTIDSASLRGKVVLVDFWATWCVPCEGEIPHLIEWQDKHANDGFQVVGLSMDDTAGPVKTYVEKKKMQYPVAMADDKTIAAFGGVLGLPVNFIIGRDGRLIARHAGVTDINVLQQEVERALAEK, translated from the coding sequence GTGACGCGCAAGATCATCCTCGTCGTTATTGTGTTCGCCGTGGCCGGTGTGATTTTCTGGCAGAACCGTGGTTCGAAGTCTGCCGCGCCGGGTCAACCTGCAGCCAGCAAGACCACTGGGCCGCAGTTCACGGTGACTGATCTGAACGGGAAAACCATCGATTCCGCGAGCCTGCGCGGCAAAGTTGTTCTCGTAGATTTCTGGGCGACGTGGTGCGTGCCCTGTGAAGGTGAGATCCCGCACCTGATCGAGTGGCAGGACAAGCACGCGAACGACGGTTTCCAGGTGGTTGGCCTTTCGATGGACGACACTGCCGGACCGGTGAAGACCTACGTCGAGAAGAAGAAAATGCAGTACCCGGTAGCGATGGCCGACGACAAAACCATCGCGGCGTTCGGCGGCGTGCTGGGTTTGCCGGTGAACTTCATCATTGGTCGTGACGGACGGCTCATCGCCCGCCATGCGGGTGTAACCGACATCAACGTACTGCAACAGGAAGTTGAGCGCGCGCTGGCGGAGAAGTAG
- a CDS encoding HAD family hydrolase, with amino-acid sequence MEKIRCAAVLFDLDGVLVDSTPAVTRVWARWAAVHGFDADEVVHNAHGRPSIETLREYLPNADHEKENRELERQEIEDVEGVILLPGAQQLLATLPPERWTIATSATRALAKVRIEVAGLPVPPRMITASEITRGKPNPEPYLKAAALLGFPASECVVFEDVPAGIRAGKAAGATVIALRTTVPDKELRAAGADFVLNSCADVTVESFSSEGIVLALNDGEKK; translated from the coding sequence ATGGAGAAAATTCGCTGCGCTGCAGTTCTGTTTGATTTAGATGGCGTTCTGGTTGACTCCACACCCGCGGTCACGCGGGTGTGGGCACGTTGGGCCGCCGTACACGGCTTCGATGCCGACGAGGTAGTGCATAACGCGCATGGGCGCCCCAGCATCGAGACCTTGCGCGAGTACCTGCCCAACGCCGATCACGAAAAAGAAAATCGCGAACTCGAACGCCAGGAGATCGAAGACGTTGAGGGCGTGATCCTCCTTCCCGGCGCCCAGCAACTTCTGGCTACTTTGCCGCCCGAGCGCTGGACGATTGCGACTTCCGCCACCCGAGCCTTGGCCAAGGTACGAATTGAAGTGGCGGGTCTGCCGGTTCCGCCGCGAATGATTACGGCTTCAGAGATCACACGTGGCAAGCCGAACCCCGAGCCGTATTTGAAAGCAGCAGCTCTGCTGGGATTTCCGGCAAGCGAATGTGTGGTATTTGAAGATGTACCTGCCGGCATCCGCGCTGGCAAAGCCGCGGGCGCGACGGTGATCGCCCTACGCACCACGGTTCCGGATAAGGAATTGCGCGCGGCGGGAGCAGATTTCGTGCTCAACAGTTGCGCCGATGTCACGGTAGAGTCGTTTTCAAGCGAAGGCATTGTGCTCGCGTTAAACGACGGAGAGAAAAAATGA
- a CDS encoding LpqB family beta-propeller domain-containing protein has protein sequence MKRKLLFLVSALIAVGTLALAQSGPLGIAYQFTHTQNMDPTFSPDGKEMIYISVVAGKEQLFRVGLDGKNPLQLTRDDADHEDPAWSPDGKHVAFVLIHEKVEQIHLMDPDGGNVTPLTPKESKTIHPSWSPDSRRVIFCTDDDLAPPKKNDSDILAMDIATHETTKLISGGVNTFPVWSPDGTKLAFRRMLGERNSEVFLANENGSDPKNLTNDPAFDGWPAWSPDGKQIAFASNRRGNHEIFVMNADGSGVRKAANSEGRATSPKWSKDGKKLYFTNCKKVDLGIDCEIYAIDVPR, from the coding sequence ATGAAACGAAAGCTTCTGTTTCTCGTCTCGGCTCTGATCGCTGTCGGAACTCTCGCGCTTGCCCAGAGCGGACCGCTGGGCATCGCCTACCAGTTCACCCACACTCAGAATATGGACCCGACTTTTTCGCCCGACGGCAAAGAGATGATCTACATCTCGGTTGTGGCGGGTAAAGAACAGCTCTTTCGCGTCGGACTGGACGGCAAGAACCCGCTGCAACTCACCCGCGACGACGCCGACCACGAAGATCCCGCATGGTCTCCCGACGGCAAGCACGTCGCGTTTGTTCTAATCCACGAGAAGGTCGAGCAGATCCATCTCATGGATCCCGACGGCGGCAACGTCACGCCGCTCACGCCGAAGGAATCGAAGACGATCCACCCGAGCTGGTCTCCGGACAGCCGTCGCGTCATCTTCTGTACCGATGACGATCTCGCTCCGCCAAAAAAGAACGACTCCGATATCCTCGCCATGGATATCGCCACTCACGAGACGACCAAGCTCATCAGCGGTGGCGTAAATACTTTTCCCGTTTGGTCGCCCGACGGCACCAAGCTCGCCTTCCGACGCATGCTCGGCGAGCGCAACTCTGAAGTCTTCCTGGCGAATGAAAACGGCAGCGATCCGAAAAACCTCACCAACGATCCTGCGTTCGATGGCTGGCCCGCGTGGTCGCCCGATGGCAAGCAGATCGCTTTCGCGTCAAATCGGCGCGGCAATCACGAGATTTTTGTGATGAATGCGGATGGCAGCGGCGTTCGCAAGGCCGCCAACAGCGAAGGGCGAGCCACTTCGCCCAAGTGGTCCAAAGACGGCAAGAAGCTCTATTTCACGAACTGCAAGAAGGTAGACCTCGGCATCGATTGCGAAATCTACGCCATCGACGTCCCCAGATAA
- a CDS encoding rhodanese-like domain-containing protein, which translates to MRTLVGFLALIAMSLPCWAADVETKYQVAPEDLVKQMQSAKAPLILNVGPQKLFEQAHIKGSEYIGAGSSAEGIAKLKERVKTLPKNAAIVLYCGCCPWDHCPNINPAFAALHEAGFTNVKVLFVAHNIGTDWVDKGYPVEKGK; encoded by the coding sequence ATGAGAACATTAGTCGGATTCCTTGCGCTGATAGCGATGAGCCTGCCTTGTTGGGCCGCAGATGTCGAAACCAAGTATCAAGTAGCCCCCGAAGATCTGGTGAAGCAGATGCAATCAGCGAAGGCGCCGCTCATTCTGAATGTCGGGCCGCAGAAGCTTTTTGAGCAGGCGCACATTAAGGGCTCGGAATACATTGGTGCCGGTTCGAGTGCGGAAGGCATCGCGAAGCTCAAAGAGCGCGTCAAGACGCTACCGAAGAATGCCGCGATCGTGCTGTACTGCGGATGCTGTCCGTGGGACCACTGCCCGAATATCAATCCGGCTTTTGCGGCTTTGCACGAAGCGGGCTTTACGAATGTGAAGGTGCTGTTTGTGGCGCACAACATCGGCACTGACTGGGTGGACAAGGGCTATCCGGTGGAGAAGGGGAAGTAG
- a CDS encoding transcriptional regulator, whose product MVEITNSILYVGTPGVDNNCREHALVASGIGVASVESPESALSYVKNSGVSVVVLEDTGNMDVPLLASCLKVANPFVRVIALTNDPTSAPYVDTPIAKPVSIDILLKAIRYNLALSGIAAHRV is encoded by the coding sequence ATGGTTGAGATCACCAACAGCATCCTGTACGTCGGCACGCCCGGCGTGGACAACAACTGCCGTGAACATGCCCTGGTAGCCAGTGGGATCGGAGTTGCGAGTGTCGAGTCGCCCGAGTCCGCCCTGAGTTATGTGAAAAATTCCGGGGTGAGCGTCGTGGTGCTGGAGGACACTGGCAACATGGATGTCCCGCTATTGGCGTCTTGCCTGAAAGTCGCGAACCCTTTCGTTCGCGTGATTGCGCTCACAAACGATCCGACCAGCGCTCCTTACGTCGACACACCAATTGCGAAGCCAGTCTCGATCGACATACTGCTCAAGGCGATTCGTTACAACCTTGCTTTGAGCGGCATCGCTGCCCACCGCGTATAG